A stretch of the Synechocystis sp. PCC 7338 genome encodes the following:
- a CDS encoding DUF2808 domain-containing protein, whose translation MLKNFYSLLGTLVGVGLVLSPAIAVQAQTDPFPANATFFTGTPPSLADVDASFNGVNIPNSRYFFSISLPAGEIEPLGKVVLHQQPNPSPISLDLSQTEVFLGMPSQRGNDLASSAVSTSGDSQTIVVQFDPPIAPGNTVTIALLAEQNPQVEGVYQFRVQAFPPGPAPVGLDLGVGRLQFYENR comes from the coding sequence ATGCTGAAAAATTTCTACTCGCTGTTGGGCACCCTAGTGGGGGTGGGTTTGGTTCTTTCCCCGGCGATCGCTGTCCAGGCACAAACGGATCCGTTCCCCGCCAATGCCACCTTTTTCACCGGCACTCCCCCCAGTTTGGCCGATGTGGATGCCAGCTTCAACGGCGTTAACATTCCCAACAGCAGATATTTTTTTAGCATTAGCCTACCTGCGGGGGAAATTGAGCCCCTCGGCAAAGTGGTGCTACATCAACAACCCAATCCTTCCCCCATTAGTCTGGATTTAAGCCAAACGGAAGTATTTTTGGGCATGCCCTCCCAACGGGGCAACGACTTGGCCAGTTCTGCCGTTTCCACCAGTGGCGACTCCCAAACCATTGTGGTGCAATTTGATCCCCCCATTGCCCCTGGCAATACTGTCACCATTGCTTTGCTGGCGGAACAAAACCCACAGGTGGAGGGGGTTTATCAATTCCGGGTGCAGGCTTTTCCCCCAGGGCCAGCCCCCGTCGGTTTGGATTTGGGGGTAGGGCGGTTACAATTTTACGAAAATCGCTAG
- the rpoC1 gene encoding DNA-directed RNA polymerase subunit gamma — MKAQSEPRFDYVKIAIASPERIRQWGERTLPNGTVVGEVTKPETINYRTLKPEMDGLFCEKIFGPSKDWECWCGKYKRVRHRGIVCERCGVEVTESRVRRHRMGYIKLAAPVTHVWYLKGIPSYLSILLDMALRDVEQIVYFNAYVVLNPGNASNLQYKQLLTEDQWVEIEDQIYAEDSELEGIEVGIGAEAVQRLLAELQLEEVAEKLREEILASKGQKRAKLIKRLRVIDNFIATHSQAEWMTLDVIPVIPPDLRPMVQLDGGRFATSDLNDLYRRVINRNNRLARLQEILAPEIIVRNEKRMLQEAVDALIDNGRRGRTVVGANNRALKSLSDIIEGKQGRFRQNLLGKRVDYSGRSVIVVGPNLKIYQCGLPREMAIELFQPFVIHRLIKLGIVNNIKAAKKLILKGDPQIWSVLEEVITGHPVMLNRAPTLHRLGIQAFEPILVEGRAIQLHPLVCPAFNADFDGDQMAVHVPLSLEAQCEARLLMLACHNVLSPATGKPIVAPSQDMVLGCYYLTAENPNAQKGAGRYFAGIEDALRAYDHGQVDLHAQIWIRHLDEEVVTEKPDMEVLKTEELGDGTVMKYYRERKVREAADGEIITQYIQTTAGRIIYNKTIAEALVF; from the coding sequence ATGAAAGCCCAATCAGAACCTCGGTTTGATTACGTCAAAATTGCGATCGCCTCCCCCGAAAGGATCCGTCAGTGGGGAGAACGCACCCTACCGAATGGCACCGTAGTGGGGGAAGTGACCAAACCCGAAACCATTAACTACCGGACCTTAAAACCGGAAATGGACGGTCTGTTCTGTGAAAAAATCTTCGGCCCTTCCAAAGATTGGGAATGCTGGTGCGGCAAATATAAACGGGTACGGCACCGGGGCATTGTCTGTGAACGCTGTGGCGTAGAAGTAACGGAATCCCGGGTCCGGCGTCACCGCATGGGCTATATCAAATTGGCCGCCCCTGTCACCCACGTGTGGTATCTCAAAGGCATCCCCAGCTATCTCAGTATTCTGTTGGATATGGCCCTGCGGGATGTGGAGCAAATTGTTTATTTCAACGCCTATGTGGTGCTCAACCCCGGTAATGCCAGCAATCTGCAGTATAAACAACTGTTGACAGAAGACCAGTGGGTGGAAATCGAAGACCAGATTTATGCCGAAGATTCGGAACTAGAAGGCATCGAAGTGGGCATTGGTGCCGAGGCAGTGCAACGGCTATTGGCGGAGTTACAACTAGAGGAAGTGGCAGAAAAGCTACGGGAAGAAATTCTAGCTAGTAAAGGGCAAAAGCGGGCCAAGCTTATTAAACGTCTGCGGGTAATTGATAATTTCATCGCGACCCACTCCCAAGCGGAATGGATGACCCTGGATGTGATTCCTGTTATTCCCCCGGATCTACGCCCCATGGTGCAGTTGGATGGGGGTCGGTTTGCCACCTCTGACTTAAACGATCTTTATCGGCGGGTAATCAACCGTAATAACCGTCTGGCCCGTTTGCAGGAAATCCTCGCCCCGGAAATTATTGTCCGTAACGAAAAACGGATGCTCCAGGAAGCAGTGGATGCCCTCATTGATAACGGCCGCCGGGGTCGCACGGTGGTAGGGGCCAATAATCGAGCCCTTAAATCTCTCTCCGATATTATCGAAGGTAAGCAGGGTCGTTTCCGTCAGAACCTCCTGGGTAAAAGGGTCGACTACTCCGGTCGTTCCGTCATCGTGGTGGGTCCCAACCTCAAAATTTATCAATGTGGCCTACCCCGGGAAATGGCGATCGAACTCTTCCAGCCCTTTGTGATTCACCGTTTGATCAAACTAGGTATTGTCAACAACATCAAGGCAGCCAAGAAGTTAATTCTCAAGGGAGATCCCCAAATTTGGAGCGTGCTGGAAGAAGTAATTACCGGCCACCCCGTCATGCTCAACCGGGCTCCCACCCTACACCGTTTGGGTATTCAGGCCTTTGAACCAATTTTGGTGGAGGGGCGAGCCATCCAACTCCATCCCCTAGTATGTCCCGCTTTTAACGCTGACTTCGACGGTGACCAAATGGCGGTACACGTGCCCTTGTCTCTGGAAGCCCAATGTGAAGCCCGGCTATTAATGCTGGCCTGCCACAACGTTCTTTCCCCTGCCACTGGTAAGCCTATTGTGGCGCCATCCCAGGACATGGTACTGGGCTGTTATTACCTCACAGCGGAAAATCCCAACGCCCAGAAGGGAGCAGGACGTTACTTTGCCGGTATTGAAGACGCTCTACGGGCCTACGACCATGGCCAGGTGGATCTCCACGCCCAAATTTGGATTCGTCACCTGGATGAAGAGGTGGTGACGGAAAAACCAGATATGGAAGTTCTCAAAACCGAGGAATTGGGAGATGGCACGGTGATGAAATATTACCGGGAAAGGAAAGTACGGGAAGCAGCGGACGGGGAAATTATCACCCAGTACATTCAAACGACTGCGGGGCGAATCATTTACAACAAAACGATCGCCGAGGCGTTGGTCTTCTAA
- a CDS encoding FtsW/RodA/SpoVE family cell cycle protein has translation MITSANLIRIIFPFYDPEVLRWSGEARLMRTLFFAWMAIGVVVLFSASYAESLDTSGTGLSIILKQIAYLWLGLNIFNFLVRLPLQVCLKLVPWFLIVVLLLIFLTKSGLGVEVNGARRWISLGPILIQPSEFMKPCLVLQSANLFGNWHRFPWRSRLIWLGIFCLTLAGILLQPNLSTTALCGMGLWLIALASGLPWGYLISTALLGITTAVTSISIRDYQRARVTSFLNPFADPRGDGYQLVQSLYAIASGGILGRGFGMSQQKLFYLPIQTTDFIFAVFAEEFGLVGCIAFLLFLGLFATMGLRVAMRCRHRVKRLIGLGVVIFLVGQSLLNIGVASGALPTTGLPLPFFSYGGSSCLSSLVMAALLVRVARESNEAEVIPLGTKTAPAI, from the coding sequence ATGATCACCTCCGCCAATCTGATCCGAATCATTTTTCCCTTTTATGACCCTGAGGTACTGCGGTGGTCGGGGGAAGCCCGTTTGATGCGGACGTTGTTTTTCGCCTGGATGGCGATCGGGGTGGTGGTGCTATTCTCTGCTTCTTATGCGGAAAGTCTGGATACCAGTGGCACGGGTCTGAGTATTATCCTCAAACAAATTGCTTACCTCTGGCTAGGGCTAAATATTTTTAATTTTCTGGTGCGTTTGCCCCTCCAGGTCTGTCTCAAGCTGGTGCCCTGGTTTCTGATTGTCGTTTTACTGCTGATTTTTTTGACCAAAAGCGGTTTGGGGGTGGAAGTGAATGGGGCCCGTCGCTGGATTAGTTTGGGGCCAATCTTGATCCAACCGTCTGAGTTTATGAAGCCCTGCTTGGTGCTCCAATCCGCTAACCTGTTCGGAAATTGGCACCGTTTTCCCTGGCGATCGCGCCTCATATGGTTGGGCATTTTTTGTCTCACCCTGGCGGGCATTTTGCTCCAACCCAACTTGAGCACCACCGCCCTTTGTGGCATGGGTTTATGGCTGATTGCCCTGGCCTCCGGTCTTCCCTGGGGTTATTTAATTTCCACTGCCCTATTGGGGATAACCACCGCTGTAACCAGCATTTCCATTCGGGACTATCAACGGGCCCGGGTTACCTCTTTCCTAAATCCCTTTGCCGATCCAAGGGGCGATGGCTATCAGTTGGTACAAAGTTTATACGCGATCGCCTCTGGAGGGATTTTAGGGCGGGGATTTGGCATGTCCCAGCAAAAGTTATTTTATTTGCCCATTCAAACCACAGATTTCATTTTTGCTGTCTTTGCAGAGGAATTTGGGCTGGTGGGTTGCATTGCTTTTCTGCTTTTCCTCGGCTTATTTGCCACCATGGGACTGCGGGTGGCTATGCGTTGTCGCCATCGGGTCAAGCGGTTAATTGGGCTGGGGGTGGTGATTTTTTTAGTGGGCCAATCTTTGCTCAATATTGGCGTGGCCAGCGGCGCCCTACCCACCACCGGTTTACCTTTGCCCTTTTTTAGCTATGGTGGTAGCTCCTGTCTATCAAGTTTGGTCATGGCGGCCCTGCTGGTACGGGTGGCCAGGGAGAGTAATGAAGCGGAAGTAATTCCCCTAGGGACAAAAACTGCTCCAGCCATTTAA
- a CDS encoding carbamoyltransferase: MTHILGISAYYHDSAAALVKDGVIVAAVQEERFTRKKHDAAFPTQGINYCLAEGGISLREVDYIVFYEKPLVTFERLLETYLAFAPRGLRSFIAAMSVWLQEKLYLKTVLKKALAELGDCQTKELPPLLFNEHHQSHAASAFFPSPFTDAAVLCMDGVGEWATTSLWSGHGNQLTPHWEIHFPHSLGLLYSAFTYYTGFKVNSGEYKLMGLAPYGEPKYVDLILNNLLDLKADGTFRLNMAYFNYATGLTMTNKKFADLFGAPRRSPESPLTQREMDIAASIQVVTEEVVLRLGNTVYEELGLENLCLAGGVALNCVANGRLMRQGKFKNIWIQPAAGDAGGAIGSALSVWYEYLQNDRTVQQPDAMAGSYLGPRFSNEDIEAYLKDPTVQAVYGYYPDGDLFDKVAHILAGGNVVGWFQGRMEFGPRALGGRSILGDPRNTTMQSVMNLKIKYRESFRPFAPSVLAEKVGDYFVLDQPSPYMLIVADVQEKLRLPLTLEQEQLFGIEKLNIPRSQLPAITHVDNSARIQTVHPDTNPRYYQLLQAFEALTGCGVLVNTSFNVRGEPIVCTPEDAYRCFMRTEMDYLVLENFVLAKTAQPQRPQDQQWQDEFELD; encoded by the coding sequence GTGACTCACATTCTTGGCATTTCTGCTTATTACCACGACAGTGCGGCGGCCCTGGTAAAAGATGGCGTTATTGTGGCGGCGGTGCAGGAAGAAAGATTTACCCGCAAAAAACACGATGCCGCTTTTCCCACCCAGGGCATCAACTATTGCCTCGCCGAAGGAGGAATTAGCCTCCGGGAAGTAGATTACATTGTTTTTTACGAAAAGCCCTTGGTGACCTTTGAACGGTTGTTGGAAACCTACCTGGCTTTTGCTCCTAGGGGACTGCGGTCTTTCATTGCGGCCATGTCCGTTTGGTTGCAGGAAAAACTTTATCTCAAGACTGTGTTGAAAAAAGCCTTGGCGGAACTGGGCGACTGTCAGACTAAAGAGTTACCTCCCCTACTATTCAACGAGCATCACCAATCCCACGCCGCCTCCGCCTTTTTCCCCAGCCCTTTCACCGACGCGGCGGTGTTGTGCATGGATGGGGTAGGGGAATGGGCCACCACTTCCCTTTGGTCTGGCCACGGTAATCAATTAACCCCCCATTGGGAGATTCACTTTCCCCATTCCCTCGGTCTGCTCTACTCCGCTTTTACCTACTACACGGGTTTTAAGGTTAATTCCGGCGAGTATAAGCTCATGGGTTTGGCTCCCTACGGAGAGCCGAAATATGTGGATTTAATTTTGAATAACCTGTTGGACTTGAAGGCCGATGGTACGTTTCGCCTCAACATGGCCTATTTCAACTATGCTACCGGTCTAACCATGACCAATAAAAAGTTTGCCGACCTGTTTGGCGCACCCCGGCGATCGCCAGAGAGCCCTTTAACCCAGCGGGAAATGGACATTGCGGCTTCCATTCAGGTGGTGACAGAGGAAGTGGTACTCCGCCTCGGGAATACGGTGTACGAAGAACTGGGCTTAGAAAATCTTTGTTTAGCCGGGGGGGTCGCCCTCAACTGTGTGGCCAACGGCCGTTTAATGCGGCAAGGCAAATTTAAAAATATTTGGATTCAACCCGCCGCCGGGGATGCAGGGGGGGCGATCGGTTCTGCCCTTTCAGTGTGGTACGAGTATTTGCAAAATGATAGGACAGTGCAACAGCCCGACGCCATGGCCGGTTCCTACCTAGGACCCCGTTTCAGTAACGAAGACATTGAAGCCTATCTCAAAGACCCTACCGTGCAAGCAGTGTACGGCTATTATCCCGACGGGGATTTATTCGACAAAGTGGCCCATATCCTCGCCGGAGGCAATGTGGTGGGGTGGTTCCAAGGGCGCATGGAATTTGGACCCAGGGCTTTGGGGGGGCGGTCGATCCTGGGGGATCCCCGCAATACCACCATGCAATCGGTGATGAATTTGAAAATTAAATACCGGGAATCTTTTCGACCCTTTGCCCCCTCGGTGTTGGCGGAAAAAGTAGGGGATTATTTTGTCTTGGACCAACCCAGTCCCTACATGTTGATTGTGGCCGATGTGCAAGAAAAACTGCGTTTGCCGTTGACCCTAGAGCAGGAGCAGTTATTTGGCATCGAAAAATTAAACATTCCCCGCTCCCAACTCCCCGCCATTACCCACGTTGATAATTCTGCCCGTATTCAAACCGTCCACCCGGACACTAATCCCCGTTATTATCAGTTGCTGCAGGCATTTGAAGCCTTGACTGGTTGTGGGGTTTTGGTTAACACTTCTTTTAACGTGCGGGGGGAACCCATTGTTTGCACCCCAGAAGATGCCTACCGTTGCTTTATGCGGACGGAAATGGATTACTTAGTGTTGGAAAATTTCGTTTTAGCTAAAACAGCCCAGCCCCAACGGCCCCAAGACCAACAGTGGCAAGATGAATTTGAGTTGGATTAA